The following proteins are encoded in a genomic region of Chloroflexota bacterium:
- the glgA gene encoding glycogen synthase GlgA, with protein sequence MSAGPRNATAPVKVLFVAAEVAPFVKVGGLADVAGALPKALCAMGHDVRVVMPLYRQIDRNARGVRRTNASAIAVPGSDAPAELYESKMGAVTVYLIASNRFFDRDGVYGFPDDTERFLYFCWAALSVLDAVDWEPEVIHCNDWHTAVIPYWLRTRRDLPQRARASASLLTIHNLAYQGAFDPGKLGPPWVDPATLRKRGDGGADLMSQGIQFADLISTVSEQYAHEITTPEFGEGLDGLLTSRQNQLRGILNGIDYETFDPARDPHIAMNYSADDVRGKAACKAALQREMGFDVNPRTPVVALIGRLADQKGFDLVAEVLEPLTAEANVQVVVLGTGDQRYHDLFRVLASHNRARIAVNLTFDEALAQRIYAGADAFLMPSRFEPCGLGQMIALRYGTVPIVRATGGLADTVQDYQPSTQRGTGFVFRRYDATALTFAVGRALEVYRDAERWRGIQERGMRQDFSWGASAARYVEAYRDACALRRQDPSPVPRGMGG encoded by the coding sequence TTGAGCGCGGGCCCGCGGAACGCGACCGCTCCCGTCAAGGTCCTGTTCGTCGCCGCCGAGGTCGCTCCCTTCGTCAAGGTGGGAGGTCTCGCGGACGTGGCGGGCGCACTCCCGAAGGCGCTGTGCGCCATGGGCCACGACGTACGCGTCGTTATGCCGCTCTATCGGCAAATCGATCGCAATGCGCGCGGCGTGCGGCGAACCAACGCCAGCGCGATCGCGGTTCCGGGCAGCGACGCCCCGGCGGAGCTGTACGAATCGAAGATGGGCGCCGTGACGGTGTACCTGATTGCCAGCAACCGCTTCTTCGACCGCGACGGCGTGTACGGCTTTCCGGACGACACCGAACGATTCCTGTATTTCTGCTGGGCTGCGCTCTCGGTGTTGGACGCTGTGGATTGGGAGCCCGAGGTCATCCACTGCAACGATTGGCACACGGCGGTGATTCCCTACTGGCTTCGAACGCGACGCGATCTTCCGCAACGGGCGCGGGCGTCGGCATCGCTGCTGACGATCCACAACCTCGCCTATCAGGGGGCCTTCGACCCGGGAAAGCTCGGACCGCCGTGGGTCGATCCGGCCACGCTTCGGAAGCGCGGAGACGGCGGCGCCGACCTCATGAGCCAGGGGATCCAGTTCGCGGATCTCATCAGCACCGTGAGTGAGCAATACGCTCACGAAATCACGACGCCCGAGTTCGGCGAGGGTCTCGACGGGCTTCTGACGTCACGGCAGAATCAGCTCCGGGGCATTCTGAACGGGATCGACTACGAGACCTTCGATCCTGCTCGGGATCCGCACATTGCCATGAACTACTCAGCCGACGACGTCCGGGGAAAGGCGGCGTGTAAAGCTGCGTTGCAGCGCGAGATGGGGTTCGACGTAAACCCCCGCACGCCGGTGGTCGCACTGATCGGCCGACTGGCCGACCAGAAGGGATTCGACCTCGTCGCTGAGGTGCTGGAGCCCCTCACGGCCGAGGCGAATGTTCAGGTCGTGGTCCTGGGTACCGGAGACCAACGGTATCACGACCTCTTTCGCGTCCTTGCGTCCCACAACCGGGCGCGCATAGCCGTGAACCTGACCTTTGACGAGGCGCTCGCTCAGCGGATCTACGCCGGCGCCGACGCGTTCCTGATGCCGTCTCGATTCGAGCCGTGCGGACTGGGGCAGATGATCGCGCTCCGGTATGGGACGGTGCCGATCGTGCGGGCCACCGGAGGCCTGGCTGACACGGTCCAGGACTACCAGCCGTCGACACAGCGGGGGACCGGTTTTGTCTTTCGTCGCTATGACGCGACCGCGCTCACCTTCGCGGTTGGGCGCGCCCTGGAGGTGTATCGCGACGCCGAGCGGTGGCGCGGAATTCAGGAGCGCGGCATGCGCCAGGATTTCTCGTGGGGCGCGTCGGCGGCGCGCTACGTCGAGGCGTACCGCGACGCCTGCGCCCTGCGGCGACAGGACCCCTCGCCCGTTCCGAGGGGGATGGGCGGGTGA
- a CDS encoding SDR family oxidoreductase, which produces MELRDRTALVTGSALRIGREICLALAGRGANVVINYRTSAEAAGKLVDEIAARGGAAIALQGDVSRGDDVRRIRDHAAHRFGRIDALVNNASIYPKTPLATLTEEQWDESIAVNLKGPFLCCLEIGRHMIASGGGAIVNLADWAAYRPYADYLPYLTAKGGIITMTMAFARELAPTVRVNAIAPGPIAPPLDLSAAETEEARAGTLLGRWGSPRDIAAATLFLIEGSDFITGAILPVDGGRLVA; this is translated from the coding sequence GTGGAGCTTCGAGACCGCACTGCGCTCGTCACGGGAAGCGCGCTCCGAATAGGACGGGAGATCTGTTTGGCGCTCGCGGGCCGCGGCGCAAACGTGGTCATCAACTACCGCACGTCGGCCGAAGCCGCGGGCAAGCTGGTCGACGAGATAGCCGCTCGCGGTGGCGCTGCCATCGCGCTCCAGGGCGACGTTTCGCGCGGCGATGACGTACGACGGATTCGGGACCATGCCGCCCATCGGTTCGGACGAATCGACGCGCTGGTCAACAACGCATCGATCTACCCCAAAACGCCACTCGCGACGCTCACCGAGGAGCAGTGGGACGAGTCGATCGCCGTCAATCTCAAGGGGCCCTTTCTTTGCTGCCTCGAGATCGGACGCCACATGATCGCAAGTGGGGGCGGCGCCATCGTCAATCTCGCCGACTGGGCTGCGTATCGGCCCTATGCGGATTACCTGCCCTACCTCACCGCGAAAGGCGGGATAATCACGATGACGATGGCCTTCGCCCGCGAGCTGGCGCCAACCGTTCGCGTGAACGCCATAGCTCCGGGCCCCATCGCGCCGCCACTTGATCTTTCCGCTGCCGAGACGGAGGAAGCCCGAGCCGGCACGCTTTTGGGCCGCTGGGGATCGCCGCGCGACATCGCGGCGGCGACGCTCTTCCTGATCGAGGGGTCGGACTTCATCACCGGCGCCATCTTGCCCGTCGATGGCGGGCGCCTCGTGGCGTGA
- a CDS encoding 1,4-alpha-glucan branching protein domain-containing protein, producing the protein MKLGAFTFVLHSHLPYCRQAGRWPHGEEWIHEAATECYVPLLRGLWDLRDEGVAFKSTIGLTPILVEQLRDPLVNEHLEQYIRGLIDAASSDVARHQRAGSERLAALASRYRSLYAETLQTYLDRLGGDVVGAFKSLQDSGHIEIATSAATHGYLPLFERESSVAAQVAVGLDAYRRIFGRRPTAIWLPECAYRPARTVTIDGVPIRQAGLEEVLADYDLQVFFSETHTVEGGTPVGKAAGDTIGPYGDVPRRYSVPLSSPATPHHGTTFEPYYVGSTHVAVIARNNRTGMQVWSAEHGYPGDYAYREFHKRDGVSGMRYWRITGRRVDLADKAEYDFDRARDAMNSHARHFAQLVEDLVAGYHAQTGRYGIVSCAYDTELFGHWWFEGTDWLREVLRLLAASDVVDLTTASEFVQLHPPEHHITLPESSWGQGGGDFTWKNVDTEWMWPVIHERERRIECIADRHTHANDLEAAVLKQAAREALLLQSSDWPFLVTTGQAREYAIERFEGHVERFDRLASALESGTVDARARALADELYDRDNPFADIDWRTFQSSTSAQPRRRSAAS; encoded by the coding sequence ATGAAGCTTGGCGCGTTTACCTTCGTACTGCACTCCCACCTACCGTACTGTCGGCAGGCGGGGAGATGGCCGCACGGAGAAGAGTGGATCCACGAGGCAGCGACGGAGTGCTACGTGCCGCTCCTTCGGGGACTGTGGGACCTGCGCGATGAGGGAGTCGCGTTCAAGTCGACGATCGGTCTCACTCCAATCCTCGTGGAGCAGCTTCGTGACCCGCTGGTCAACGAGCACCTCGAGCAATACATTCGCGGGCTGATCGACGCGGCGTCGAGTGACGTTGCGCGGCATCAGCGCGCCGGTTCGGAGCGGCTTGCGGCCTTGGCGTCGCGCTATCGGTCCCTGTACGCGGAGACGCTGCAAACCTACCTCGACCGGCTTGGTGGAGACGTCGTTGGGGCCTTCAAGAGCCTGCAGGACTCCGGCCATATCGAGATCGCGACGTCAGCCGCCACGCACGGGTACCTGCCCCTCTTCGAGCGCGAGTCATCCGTGGCGGCGCAGGTGGCGGTAGGACTCGATGCGTACCGCCGAATCTTCGGTCGGCGCCCGACCGCGATCTGGCTGCCCGAGTGCGCGTACCGCCCCGCGCGGACGGTGACCATCGACGGCGTCCCGATCCGCCAGGCAGGCCTGGAGGAGGTCCTCGCCGACTACGATTTGCAGGTCTTTTTCAGCGAAACGCACACGGTGGAGGGCGGCACGCCCGTGGGCAAGGCCGCGGGCGACACGATTGGACCCTACGGCGACGTCCCGCGGCGCTACTCCGTCCCGCTTTCGAGCCCGGCTACACCCCACCATGGCACCACATTTGAGCCGTACTATGTCGGCTCGACGCACGTTGCTGTCATCGCGCGCAACAATCGCACAGGCATGCAGGTCTGGTCCGCCGAGCACGGCTATCCCGGCGACTACGCGTACCGAGAGTTCCACAAGCGTGACGGGGTATCCGGGATGCGGTACTGGCGCATTACCGGACGTCGAGTGGACCTGGCGGACAAGGCGGAATACGATTTCGATCGGGCGCGCGATGCGATGAATAGCCATGCGCGCCACTTTGCCCAGCTCGTGGAGGACCTGGTCGCAGGCTACCACGCGCAGACCGGTCGCTATGGCATCGTGAGCTGCGCCTACGACACCGAGCTGTTCGGCCACTGGTGGTTCGAAGGTACCGACTGGCTGCGCGAGGTGCTACGGCTTCTCGCCGCGAGCGACGTCGTCGACCTGACAACGGCAAGCGAGTTCGTCCAGCTGCATCCTCCAGAGCACCACATCACCCTTCCCGAGAGCTCCTGGGGCCAGGGCGGGGGCGACTTCACCTGGAAGAACGTCGACACGGAGTGGATGTGGCCCGTGATCCATGAACGCGAACGCAGGATCGAATGTATCGCCGACCGACACACCCACGCGAACGATCTGGAGGCGGCGGTGCTCAAGCAGGCCGCGCGCGAAGCGCTGTTGCTCCAGAGCAGCGATTGGCCATTCCTCGTGACCACGGGCCAGGCGCGGGAGTACGCCATCGAGCGATTCGAGGGGCACGTCGAACGGTTCGATCGTCTGGCGTCGGCGCTCGAGAGCGGAACCGTCGACGCGCGGGCGAGGGCGCTGGCCGACGAGCTATACGATCGTGATAATCCGTTCGCCGACATCGACTGGCGAACGTTTCAAAGCTCGACGAGCGCGCAGCCGCGTCGTCGGTCGGCCGCCAGTTGA
- a CDS encoding 6-carboxytetrahydropterin synthase produces the protein MYRVTTEIHFAYGHRLMNYDGKCAHPHGHNARVEVELATEELDAADIATDFTVLKHAIQDWIDEHVDHKMVLRRDDPLLPVLIEMNEPVYVMDRNPTAECLAELIYDIAAEHHFPVAAVRFWESPTSFATYTPSRAPYTGALTEEDQDD, from the coding sequence GTGTATCGAGTCACAACCGAGATCCACTTCGCATACGGTCATCGACTCATGAACTACGACGGCAAATGCGCCCATCCCCACGGGCACAATGCCCGGGTGGAGGTGGAGCTGGCGACGGAAGAACTGGACGCGGCCGATATCGCCACCGACTTCACGGTCCTCAAGCACGCCATTCAGGACTGGATCGACGAACACGTCGACCACAAGATGGTGCTCCGACGGGATGACCCGCTCTTGCCCGTCCTGATCGAGATGAACGAGCCCGTGTACGTGATGGACCGGAACCCCACCGCGGAATGCCTGGCCGAGCTGATCTACGACATCGCGGCCGAGCACCACTTCCCGGTCGCGGCCGTGCGCTTCTGGGAATCTCCAACGTCGTTCGCCACGTACACCCCAAGCCGCGCACCCTACACGGGTGCGCTGACGGAGGAAGATCAAGATGACTGA
- a CDS encoding PIG-L deacetylase family protein: MTEPSDVRAVASEEQRAAEAEEIPSRILVVAAHPDDAEFGCGGTVAKWVRQGSTAFYLICTNGDKGSDEFGVDPEELAARREREQRAAAAVIGVSEVAFLPRRDGELVYGIDLRGDVVRWIRTWKPDAVFTHDPSTIITSTGYVNHADHRAAGQAAVDAVYPFSRSPLQYPEQIAAGLQPHSVPQLYLWGANDPNYFVDVSDSVSCKVDALRHHESQFGDFDRVAEFAKERLRKAGEDHGVEYAETFRRVLFRR, encoded by the coding sequence ATGACTGAGCCATCGGACGTTCGGGCCGTGGCAAGTGAAGAGCAGCGCGCAGCCGAGGCTGAGGAAATCCCCAGCCGCATCTTGGTTGTCGCGGCCCACCCCGATGACGCCGAGTTCGGGTGTGGAGGAACTGTCGCCAAGTGGGTGCGGCAGGGCTCGACCGCCTTCTATCTGATCTGCACCAACGGTGACAAGGGGAGCGACGAGTTTGGCGTGGACCCAGAAGAGCTGGCGGCCCGACGCGAGCGCGAGCAGCGCGCGGCCGCCGCCGTGATCGGCGTCAGCGAGGTGGCATTCCTTCCCCGCCGCGACGGCGAACTGGTGTACGGAATCGACCTCCGGGGCGACGTCGTCCGCTGGATTCGAACGTGGAAGCCGGACGCCGTGTTCACCCACGATCCGTCCACCATCATCACCTCGACGGGCTATGTGAACCACGCCGACCACCGGGCGGCCGGACAGGCCGCGGTCGACGCCGTGTATCCCTTCTCCCGCAGTCCGCTGCAGTACCCGGAGCAGATCGCCGCCGGGCTGCAGCCGCATTCAGTCCCACAGCTCTACCTGTGGGGCGCCAATGATCCGAACTATTTCGTGGACGTGAGCGATTCCGTCTCGTGCAAGGTGGACGCGCTGCGTCATCACGAGAGTCAGTTCGGCGACTTCGATCGAGTGGCCGAATTCGCCAAGGAACGCCTGCGAAAGGCCGGGGAAGATCACGGGGTCGAATACGCCGAGACCTTCCGCCGGGTCCTCTTCCGCCGGTAA
- the dapA gene encoding 4-hydroxy-tetrahydrodipicolinate synthase — MQPFGRLITAMATPFADDGSVDYPRARQLADALLASGTQSLVIAGTTGEAPTMTHQEKARLFSEIKDAVGDRAAVIAGTCGYDTAESVRFSQEAERLGVDGILGTVPWYNKPPQAGLERHFRAIADAVSIPILLYNIPSRTSTNMLPETTIRLSRTPNIVGVKEASGNMEAIATIIRDAEPGFRVWSGDDAVTLPILALGGYGVVSVASHLVGRQLARMIACAVEGVPEEAARIHASLSPLFSALFATTSPIPLKYALARCGFSCGGLRLPLVEIDERSAQVMDRALAGITVDLPAPAPA; from the coding sequence ATGCAACCGTTTGGCCGCCTCATTACCGCCATGGCCACGCCCTTTGCTGATGATGGCTCGGTGGACTATCCGCGCGCTCGCCAGCTCGCTGATGCGCTGCTCGCGTCGGGAACGCAGAGCCTCGTCATCGCGGGCACGACGGGCGAAGCGCCCACCATGACCCACCAGGAGAAGGCCCGGCTGTTTTCGGAGATCAAAGACGCCGTGGGCGATCGCGCGGCTGTCATCGCCGGGACGTGCGGGTACGACACGGCGGAGAGCGTGCGCTTCAGCCAGGAGGCCGAGCGCCTCGGGGTCGACGGTATTCTCGGGACGGTGCCCTGGTACAACAAGCCGCCCCAGGCCGGCCTCGAGCGGCATTTTCGCGCAATCGCCGACGCCGTCAGCATCCCGATCCTCCTCTACAACATTCCAAGCCGAACATCGACGAACATGCTTCCGGAGACGACGATCCGTCTGAGCCGCACTCCCAACATCGTCGGCGTGAAAGAGGCGAGCGGCAACATGGAGGCAATCGCCACCATCATTCGCGACGCCGAGCCGGGCTTCCGCGTGTGGAGCGGGGACGACGCCGTGACCCTCCCGATCCTGGCCCTCGGCGGCTACGGAGTCGTGAGCGTCGCGAGCCATCTGGTCGGGAGGCAGCTCGCTCGCATGATCGCATGCGCCGTCGAGGGCGTCCCGGAGGAGGCGGCACGGATCCACGCGTCGCTCTCACCCCTCTTTAGCGCCCTCTTTGCGACGACGAGTCCCATTCCGCTGAAGTACGCGCTGGCGCGCTGCGGCTTTTCGTGCGGCGGATTACGGCTGCCGCTGGTGGAGATCGACGAGCGGTCGGCGCAGGTCATGGATCGAGCGCTCGCCGGCATTACGGTCGACTTGCCCGCTCCCGCCCCCGCCTAA
- a CDS encoding glucose-1-phosphate adenylyltransferase gives MRSVVALILAGGQGERLSVLSRERAKPAVPFGGKYRIIDFTLSNCVNSGIYDVAILTQYRPHSLNDHIGIGRPWDLDRTHRGVRLLQPFLGRRDSDWYRGTADAVNQNLTFITTHRDEVVLILSGDHVYRMDYRRMLEFHEDRGADVTVGVFEVPIEDAGRYGTLFADERGRVLSFDEKPKNPRSNLVSMGIYIFEKDILAERLAEDAAARTAHDFGRDIIPSMVNRDRVYAYRFQGYWRDVGTIESYWDANMELVEDPPEFDLYDPEWVIHTRSEERPPARVLSEARVSRSLISHGCTIYGQVEHSVLSPGVIIEPGAIVRDSIVMTDTVVGTGAVVDRSIIDKEVRVERGAIVGFGEANVINRLEPQRLNAGITIVGKRAEIPVGVRIGRNCMIDARARLSDYGGSAVVPSGESIIARSTETQIPARRTAARA, from the coding sequence GTGCGGAGCGTTGTGGCGCTGATCCTAGCCGGCGGCCAGGGTGAGCGACTGTCCGTTCTCTCGCGCGAGCGCGCGAAGCCGGCCGTTCCCTTCGGCGGCAAGTACCGCATCATCGACTTCACCCTGAGCAACTGTGTGAACTCCGGTATCTACGACGTCGCCATCCTCACCCAGTATCGACCCCACTCGCTCAATGATCACATTGGGATCGGCCGGCCGTGGGACCTGGATCGAACCCATCGTGGCGTGCGCCTGCTTCAGCCATTCCTGGGCCGTCGGGACTCCGACTGGTACCGAGGCACGGCCGACGCCGTGAATCAGAACCTCACCTTCATCACCACGCACCGAGACGAGGTCGTTCTCATCCTTTCCGGTGACCACGTGTACCGCATGGATTACCGCCGGATGCTGGAATTCCACGAGGACCGGGGGGCCGACGTAACGGTGGGCGTGTTCGAAGTGCCGATCGAGGATGCCGGCCGATACGGCACGCTCTTTGCCGACGAGCGCGGCCGCGTGCTCTCGTTCGATGAGAAGCCCAAAAACCCCCGCAGCAACCTGGTGTCCATGGGCATCTACATCTTCGAAAAGGACATCCTTGCCGAGCGCTTGGCCGAGGATGCGGCCGCGCGCACGGCGCACGACTTCGGCCGCGACATCATCCCGTCCATGGTGAATCGCGACCGCGTCTATGCGTACCGCTTCCAGGGCTATTGGCGCGACGTGGGGACCATCGAGAGCTACTGGGATGCGAACATGGAGCTGGTCGAAGATCCGCCCGAGTTTGACCTCTACGATCCTGAATGGGTCATCCACACTCGGAGCGAAGAGCGGCCACCAGCCCGGGTGCTGTCCGAGGCGCGGGTGAGTCGCAGCCTCATCAGCCACGGCTGCACGATCTACGGGCAAGTCGAACATTCGGTCCTGTCCCCAGGGGTCATCATCGAGCCAGGCGCCATTGTGCGGGACTCGATTGTGATGACCGACACCGTGGTGGGGACCGGCGCCGTGGTGGACCGCTCGATCATCGATAAGGAGGTTCGGGTCGAGCGCGGCGCAATCGTCGGATTCGGCGAGGCCAACGTCATCAATCGCCTCGAGCCCCAGCGTCTCAACGCCGGCATCACCATCGTGGGGAAGCGCGCGGAGATCCCGGTCGGCGTGCGGATCGGACGGAATTGCATGATCGATGCGCGCGCGCGACTGAGCGATTACGGCGGATCCGCCGTCGTTCCGAGCGGCGAATCCATCATCGCCCGATCTACCGAAACCCAGATTCCCGCGCGGCGGACCGCTGCGCGCGCTTAG
- the dapB gene encoding 4-hydroxy-tetrahydrodipicolinate reductase, with protein sequence MATEGATSASTRPIRVAICGVLGRMGQEMRVSLAEDPALVVVGGCDPRPPIDGSPPPDIPITTSLSDLLTLVEVDAVVDFTTAEAARENAETALGRGIPIVIGTTGLAPSDLKEIDSFARTSGVAALVAPNFAIGANLLMQFARLASKFFDSAEIIETHHDGKIDAPSGTALMVAEAMRAARDRPFSGDHVTKHTIPGTRGGIGSDVHIHSLRMPGFVASHQVVFGGPGQSLTIRHDSIGRDSFVPGVIYALKHLRGRVGLVYGLDQLMDLT encoded by the coding sequence GTGGCGACGGAGGGCGCCACGTCAGCTTCTACTCGACCCATTCGCGTCGCGATCTGCGGAGTCCTCGGCCGGATGGGCCAGGAGATGCGTGTCAGCCTCGCTGAGGACCCTGCGCTGGTCGTCGTCGGCGGGTGCGATCCTCGGCCTCCCATCGACGGATCGCCGCCGCCCGACATCCCCATCACGACATCCCTGTCGGATCTGCTCACGCTGGTCGAGGTCGACGCAGTCGTGGACTTCACCACGGCAGAGGCCGCGAGGGAGAACGCCGAGACGGCGCTCGGACGCGGCATCCCCATCGTGATCGGCACGACGGGCCTGGCGCCGAGCGATCTGAAAGAGATTGACTCCTTCGCGCGCACGTCGGGTGTCGCGGCGCTCGTCGCCCCCAACTTCGCCATCGGCGCCAATTTGCTGATGCAGTTCGCCCGTCTGGCGAGCAAATTCTTCGACAGCGCCGAGATCATCGAGACCCACCACGACGGAAAGATCGACGCGCCGTCCGGCACGGCACTGATGGTGGCCGAGGCGATGCGAGCCGCGCGCGACAGGCCGTTCAGCGGTGATCACGTCACCAAGCACACGATACCCGGCACGCGCGGCGGCATCGGCTCCGACGTTCACATCCACAGCCTGCGGATGCCCGGGTTCGTCGCCTCGCATCAGGTCGTGTTCGGCGGGCCGGGCCAGTCGCTCACCATCCGGCACGACTCGATCGGCCGGGACTCGTTCGTTCCGGGGGTCATCTACGCCCTCAAACATCTGCGGGGACGAGTCGGGCTCGTGTACGGGCTCGACCAGCTCATGGATCTCACGTAG
- a CDS encoding 7-cyano-7-deazaguanine synthase, translated as MPDDVHCALVSGGLDSAVMLSRMLDDGASIQPVYVQTGTAWESVEFRWLERFLKALDSPRLRPVHVLRFPMSDVYGAHWSMRGADVPSADTPDEAVYLPGRNVILVAKTAVYCALNGMHRIALGVLAGNPFPDATDSFFTLLATSLSEGLSHSIEVDRPLAGMHKPDVVRAGAALPLGLTFSCIDPVDGNHCGRCNKCAERRQGFVAAGVADPTQYAAQPSRP; from the coding sequence GTGCCCGACGATGTCCACTGTGCGCTGGTGAGCGGCGGTCTGGACAGCGCGGTGATGCTGAGTCGCATGCTGGACGATGGGGCGAGCATCCAACCGGTGTACGTGCAGACGGGGACGGCCTGGGAATCGGTCGAATTCCGGTGGCTCGAACGGTTCCTGAAGGCGCTGGATTCTCCGCGGCTCCGGCCGGTCCACGTGCTCCGGTTTCCTATGAGCGACGTCTACGGTGCCCACTGGAGCATGCGAGGCGCCGACGTGCCCTCGGCGGACACGCCCGACGAAGCCGTCTATCTACCCGGACGCAACGTCATCCTCGTCGCCAAGACGGCCGTCTACTGTGCCCTCAATGGGATGCATCGCATCGCCCTGGGGGTGCTGGCAGGAAATCCGTTCCCCGACGCGACCGATTCGTTCTTCACGTTATTGGCTACGTCGCTCTCCGAAGGCCTGTCGCACTCGATCGAGGTCGATCGCCCACTGGCCGGCATGCACAAGCCGGACGTCGTGCGGGCTGGCGCAGCGCTCCCCCTCGGTTTGACCTTCTCGTGCATCGATCCCGTTGACGGCAACCATTGCGGGCGCTGCAACAAGTGCGCCGAGCGCCGCCAGGGTTTCGTAGCCGCCGGTGTGGCGGACCCGACGCAGTATGCCGCTCAGCCCTCGCGACCCTGA
- a CDS encoding aspartate-semialdehyde dehydrogenase: protein MNRHLTVAVLGATGLVGRTFLRVLEERGFPVAELRPLASERSEGKTVRFKGQEIPVHAARADSFDGVDLAFFSVDEEISREMAPIAARAGAVVIDDSAAWRMDPAIPLVVPEVNPDDAHRHRGIIAGPNCSTIQMVVALAPIHRANPITRVIVDSYQAVSGTGAAAVEELRTQTLAVVDAARAQNGSGASTAPLSAHAPGLETSAYPHPIVLNVLPHIGSFRDNGYTSEEMKLVNETRKIMHAPDIAISATTVRVPVEVGHSEAVHVELSHPMTAGEARAILASAPGIAVVDEPFESRYPLPLQAAGRDEVFVGRIRSDISHPNGIAMWIVSDNLRKGAALNAVQVAELLFA from the coding sequence TTGAATCGTCATCTCACCGTCGCCGTCCTGGGTGCGACCGGCCTCGTCGGGCGCACCTTCCTTCGCGTGCTCGAAGAGCGCGGCTTCCCGGTCGCGGAGCTGCGCCCGCTCGCATCCGAGCGCTCGGAAGGCAAGACCGTGCGGTTCAAGGGCCAGGAGATCCCCGTCCACGCGGCCCGGGCCGACTCGTTCGACGGCGTAGATCTCGCGTTCTTCTCCGTCGACGAGGAGATCAGTCGCGAGATGGCCCCGATCGCAGCGCGCGCCGGCGCCGTCGTGATCGACGATAGCGCCGCGTGGCGGATGGACCCGGCGATCCCATTGGTCGTGCCCGAGGTCAATCCTGACGATGCGCATCGACACCGTGGCATCATCGCGGGTCCGAATTGCTCAACGATCCAGATGGTCGTGGCGCTGGCACCCATCCACCGCGCCAACCCGATCACCCGCGTCATCGTGGACTCGTATCAGGCCGTGTCGGGCACCGGCGCCGCCGCGGTCGAGGAGCTGCGGACCCAAACCCTGGCCGTGGTCGACGCGGCGCGCGCGCAGAACGGATCCGGAGCTTCGACGGCCCCGCTCTCGGCGCACGCGCCCGGCCTGGAAACGTCGGCGTATCCGCATCCCATCGTCCTCAACGTGCTCCCGCACATCGGATCTTTCCGAGACAACGGATACACCAGCGAAGAGATGAAGCTGGTCAACGAGACGCGGAAGATCATGCACGCGCCAGATATCGCCATCTCCGCCACGACCGTGAGGGTCCCGGTTGAGGTCGGCCACTCCGAAGCCGTCCACGTCGAGCTTTCGCACCCCATGACAGCGGGGGAGGCGCGCGCGATCTTGGCGTCCGCGCCGGGCATCGCCGTGGTGGACGAGCCCTTCGAATCGCGGTACCCTTTGCCTTTGCAGGCCGCCGGCCGCGACGAGGTGTTTGTCGGCAGAATCCGGAGCGACATCTCGCACCCGAACGGGATCGCGATGTGGATCGTCTCCGACAATCTGCGAAAGGGCGCCGCCCTGAACGCCGTGCAGGTGGCCGAGCTGCTTTTCGCCTGA